The proteins below are encoded in one region of Populus alba chromosome 2, ASM523922v2, whole genome shotgun sequence:
- the LOC118049322 gene encoding uncharacterized protein, whose product MADALAEEQVAEFREILSLIDKDADGLITLEELATIVQSLDRRPTIEEIRDMICEVDIDGNGTLNFEEFLNVMGRKQKENVTEELKEAFKVFDRNQDGYISGSELRQVMMNLGERLTEEEAEQMIREADLDGDGLVSYEEFSRMMAMAV is encoded by the exons ATGGCAGATGCACTGGCTGAAGAACAGGTTGCCGAGTTCCGAGAGATCCTTAGCTTGATTGACAAGGACGCAGATG GTCTCATTACACTGGAAGAACTGGCAACCATTGTACAATCGCTGGATAGACGCCCCACAATAGAAGAAATTCGAGACATGATATGTGAAGTTGATATCGATGGAAATGGGACATTAAATTTTGAAGAGTTCTTGAATGTCATGGGAAGGAAGCAGAAG GAAAATGTTACCGAGGAACTAAAAGAAGCTTTCAAAGTTTTTGATAGGAACCAGGACGGATATATTTCGGGCAGCGAG CTAAGACAAGTGATGATGAATTTGGGAGAGAGACTGACAGAGGAAGAGGCTGAACAGATGATCAGAGAGGCAGATTTGGACGGTGATGGTCTAGTTAGTTATGAGGAATTTTCAAGGATGATGGCGATGGCTGtctga
- the LOC118049323 gene encoding calcium-transporting ATPase 12, plasma membrane-type, translating into MTSSKPTHVDSSTLLANTISQAQKRWRIAYLAICSVRAMLSLVREMASEINSHQYSGILHSVSCTVLDTEPTGSKNQKKGRESTINISDDDQMKFTKMVKEKDLESLNSLGGVEGVATAFGINSKTGITGHDEEVRRRREMFGPNTYHKPPPKGFLFFALEAFRDTTILILLVCAALALGFGIKQHGVKEGWYEGGSIFVAVFLVIVVSAFSNFRQETQFDKLSKISNNIKVDVLRNERRQQISIFDIVVGDIVFLNIGDQIPADGLFLDGHSLEVDESSMTGESDHVAVNTQENPFLFSGSKIADGYARMLVTSVGMKTAWGEMMSSITRDSNERTPLQARLDKLTSSIGKVGLSVAFVVLVVMLARYFTGNTKDDKGKKEYIGSRTDTDDVLNAVVRIVAAAVTIVVVAIPEGLPLAVTLTLAYSMKRMMADQAMVRKLSACETMGSATVICTDKTGTLTLNKMKVTKFWLGQEPIEEDSYRTIAPSIVEVFHQGVSLNTTGSVYKSASGSAPHEFSGSPTEKAILSWAVSELGMDMEKLKESCTILHVETFNSEKKRSGVSIRKKADNTVHVHWKGAAEMILALCSSYYDSLGSIKSMDEDERSKIEKIIQGMAASSLRCIAFAHKRITDQEGMKDNDGEQHQGLQEDGLTLLGIVGLKDPCRYGAKKAVEICKAAGVSVKMITGDNIFTAKAIATECGILELNGQVDDEQVVEGVVFRNYAHEQRMEKVDKIRVMARSSPFDKLLMVQCLRQKGHVVAVTGDGTNDAPALKEADIGLSMGIQGTEVAKESSDIVILDDNFTSVATVLRWGRCVYNNIQKFIQFQLTVNVAALVINFIAAVSAGEVPLTAVQLLWVNLIMDTLGALALATERPTDELMQMSPVGRTAPLITNIMWRNLLAQAFYQITILLTLQFAGESIFNVSAEVNDTLIFNTFVLCQVFNEFNARNMEKQNVFKGIHSNHLFLGIIATTIVLQVVMVEFLRKFASTERLNWWQWVTCIAFAAVSWPIGWFVKLIPVSGKPFLSHLKRPVATYKRVMNSIYFRGTS; encoded by the coding sequence ATGACAAGCAGCAAGCCAACACATGTCGACAGCAGCACATTGCTTGCCAACACCATTAGCCAAGCCCAGAAGAGGTGGCGCATCGCTTATCTAGCTATCTGCTCGGTCAGGGCAATGCTTTCTCTCGTAAGAGAGATGGCATCAGAAATTAACAGCCATCAGTACTCCGGGATTTTGCACTCTGTTTCCTGCACCGTGCTTGATACGGAGCCAACCGGTTCCAAAAATCAGAAGAAAGGGCGAGAATCGACCATCAATATATCTGACGATGATCAAATGAAATTCACCAAAATGGTGAAGGAGAAAGACTTGGAATCTCTTAACAGTCTTGGAGGAGTTGAAGGTGTCGCCACAGCTTTTGGGATAAACTCAAAAACTGGAATCACCGGTCATGACGAAGAAGTCAGAAGGCGGCGTGAGATGTTCGGTCCCAACACTTACCATAAGCCACCGCcaaaaggatttttattttttgcgcTGGAAGCTTTTAGAGACACCACCATTCTTATTCTGCTGGTGTGCGCTGctcttgcccttggttttggcATCAAACAACACGGCGTCAAGGAGGGCTGGTACGAGGGTGGGAGTATCTTTGTTGCAGTCTTTCTGGTCATTGTTGTCTCTGCGTTCAGCAACTTTAGACAGGAAACACAATTCGACAAGCTATCGAAGATAAGTAACAATATTAAGGTTGATGTTCTTCGAAATGAAAGGCGACAGCAAATATCCATATTTGATATTGTTGTAGGAGATATTGTCTTCTTGAATATTGGTGATCAAATTCCTGCTGATGGCTTGTTCTTGGATGGACACTCTTTGGAAGTGGACGAGTCAAGCATGACGGGAGAGAGCGACCATGTAGCAGTCAACACCCAAGAGAATCCCTTCTTGTTTTCCGGTTCGAAAATTGCTGATGGATATGCTCGAATGCTTGTGACATCTGTGGGGATGAAAACAGCATGGGGGGAAATGATGAGCTCGATAACTCGCGACTCCAATGAACGAACACCGCTACAAGCTAGGCTCGACAAACTAACTTCTTCTATTGGGAAGGTCGGCCTTTCAGTTGCTTTTGTAGTGCTTGTAGTCATGTTAGCTCGTTACTTCACTGGAAATACAAAAGATGACAAGGGGAAGAAGGAGTATATCGGTAGCAGAACAGATACGGACGATGTGTTAAATGCAGTTGTACGCATTGTTGCTGCTGCAGTCACTATTGTGGTTGTTGCAATTCCTGAAGGTTTGCCGTTGGCAGTCACCTTAACACTAGCTTACTCTATGAAGAGAATGATGGCTGACCAAGCAATGGTCAGAAAACTTTCAGCTTGTGAAACAATGGGCTCAGCCACAGTAATTTGCACCGACAAAACAGGCACACTGACACTAAATAAGATGAAAGTAACCAAGTTCTGGCTTGGCCAGGAACCCATTGAGGAAGATTCTTACAGAACAATTGCTCCATCAATTGTTGAAGTATTCCACCAAGGAGTCAGTTTAAACACGACTGGTAGTGTCTACAAATCTGCATCAGGATCCGCGCCTCATGAGTTTTCAGGCAGTCCAACTGAAAAAGCTATTCTTTCATGGGCCGTTTCTGAACTGGGCATGGATATGGAAAAATTGAAGGAAAGTTGTACCATTCTCCATGTTGAAACTTTCAACTCAGAGAAGAAACGAAGTGGGGTTTCAATAAGGAAGAAGGCTGACAATACTGTTCATGTACATTGGAAAGGAGCTGCTGAGATGATATTAGCTTTGTGTTCAAGTTATTATGACAGTCTTGGCAGCATAAAGTCCATGGACGAAGATGAAAGAAGTAAAATCGAGAAAATAATCCAAGGTATGGCGGCTAGTAGCCTTCGATGCATTGCGTTTGCTCATAAAAGGATCACGGACCAGGAAGGAATGAAAGACAACGACGGGGAGCAACACCAGGGGCTACAAGAAGATGGTTTGACCTTGTTAGGGATAGTCGGGCTGAAGGATCCGTGTAGATATGGAGCCAAGAAAGCGGTGGAAATTTGCAAAGCTGCCGGAGTGAGCGTGAAAATGATAACCGGTGACAATATTTTCACAGCAAAAGCTATAGCAACAGAATGCGGCATATTAGAGCTCAATGGCCAAGTTGACGATGAACAAGTGGTCGAAGGTGTTGTATTTCGTAACTACGCGCATGAACAGAGAATGGAGAAGGTAGATAAGATCCGTGTGATGGCAAGGTCCTCCCCTTTCGACAAACTTCTAATGGTACAATGCCTGAGACAGAAAGGCCATGTTGTTGCTGTCACAGGAGATGGCACGAATGATGCACCTGCATTAAAAGAAGCAGATATAGGACTCTCCATGGGCATCCAAGGTACTGAGGTTGCCAAGGAGAGCTCAGATATTGTGATTTTGGATGATAACTTTACTTCTGTGGCTACTGTTTTGAGGTGGGGGCGGTGTGTATACAACAATATTCAGAAATTTATTCAGTTCCAACTAACTGTGAACGTTGCAGCTCTTGTGATCAACTTTATTGCAGCAGTTTCTGCCGGAGAGGTTCCATTAACAGCCGTTCAGTTGTTGTGGGTAAACCTCATCATGGATACATTGGGAGCTCTGGCCCTTGCTACAGAGCGACCCACTGATGAGCTGATGCAGATGTCACCAGTGGGGCGAACTGCGCCCCTCATCACTAATATAATGTGGAGAAATCTTCTAGCTCAAGCTTTTTATCAGATAACAATATTATTGACATTACAGTTTGCAGGCGAGTCTATCTTCAATGTAAGTGCAGAGGTTAACGACACTCTAATATTCAACACTTTTGTGCTCTGCCAAGTTTTCAACGAATTCAATGCAAGGAATATGGAAAAGCAGAACGTATTCAAAGGCATTCACAGTAACCATTTGTTTCTGGGAATCATCGCCACTACTATTGTTCTTCAGGTGGTGATGGTGGAATTCCTGAGGAAGTTTGCAAGTACAGAGCGGTTGAACTGGTGGCAGTGGGTGACTTGTATTGCATTTGCAGCTGTGTCCTGGCCAATTGGTTGGTTTGTGAAACTTATTCCAGTTTCAGGCAAACCATTCCTCAGTCACCTGAAGCGGCCGGTTGCAACATATAAAAGAGTCATGAATTCCATATACTTCAGAGGAACATCTTAG
- the LOC118049321 gene encoding uncharacterized protein — MNHSIPQNLDEYSASATTIKFDRPIPLLRGPIPAGPPDDPSISPHVLAFRNPQSWAVAYKTCESKIISQCEEGARFGCAITASNKCKPPWWRGFIGGARLEDLKERERCEDRELEGCLVAAKDKCVGFAKEKCWKPFMDARIAVREEEVVRNLVSLVSVPQRSSKWISLIGFGKFNFGVTNFRASEFLGSNKNHARSFNSM; from the coding sequence ATGAACCACTCAATACCACAAAATCTAGACGAATACTCAGCATCCGCAACCACAATCAAATTCGACCGCCCAATCCCACTCCTTCGTGGCCCCATACCCGCCGGACCGCCCGACGACCCGTCAATCAGCCCACACGTCCTCGCTTTCAGAAACCCTCAATCCTGGGCTGTCGCATACAAAACCTGTGAGTCCAAAATAATCTCCCAGTGCGAGGAAGGAGCCAGGTTTGGGTGCGCGATAACCGCGTCAAACAAATGTAAGCCTCCCTGGTGGCGCGGTTTTATCGGGGGAGCGAGATTGGAAGACTTGAAGGAGAGGGAGAGGTGTGAGGATCGGGAACTGGAAGGTTGTTTGGTTGCGGCTAAAGACAAGTGCGTTGGGTTTGCCAAGGAGAAATGCTGGAAGCCTTTTATGGACGCGAGAATTGCGGTGAGGGAAGAGGAGGTTGTTAGGAATTTAGTTAGTTTGGTTTCGGTGCCGCAGCGGAGTAGTAAGTGGATTAGTTTAATTGGATTCGGGAAATTTAATTTTGGGGTTACCAATTTCAGGGCAAGTGAATTTTTGGGCTCTAATAAAAATCATGCACGGTCTTTTAATTCGATGTAG